The Kosakonia radicincitans DSM 16656 genome includes the window TTTGAGCAGGGTCTGCTGCAACGCTCTGGGTCTGCATGGCCCTTAGTGGTTTCGTCGTGCAGGCGCTGGCACGCGCTGATACTGACGCATGATTTTGCCGAATCCGGGCAATAAACAAAAAGCCTGCCGGGCATCAAATCGGGATAAGCCTCGACGGCTCCGACCGCTGCGAGTTTTTCAGGGGAAACGTTATCCAAAATTCACCGCCTTTTTATACGTCATGAGAGCCGCAAAGCCGCGCCAGTGCTGATCTGAGAGTGAATTAGATGTTGACGCATTTAAGACATTTTGTCTATATTGTTCATCAGGCGGGGCAATCACAAGGGCATCCGCCGATCAATTCCCAATTCCAGCAAGAATGGGAAAGTACACCCCAGTCATGGGGGGTTAGCGGGTGACGCTCTCTCACCCATCACCATGACGTGAGAGCGAAAGGCAGGAGCCAGTGTGGCGACTCTCCGGGGGCGAAAGCCCTACATCGTGCCGCATTCGTCCTTATGGCTTCTTTTGGCTTTTGGCATAAAAGCAATCCTTCCGGCCCTTCGGGGCCGGATCCCATTGCAGCGTGTAACCAACCCATTGTTGCGCTGCGTCCTGAATTGGTACGCCTAATGAGAAAACTTGATAGAGCGGCTCTTGCTTCCGAATTGAGGATCGGAAAAAAGCAGCTGGAGCGCCTGATCGCGGCTGGGAAGATACCGCCGCCAGATGGCAGGACATATCCGGGCGGTAGTTACTGGCAGTTAACCACCCGGCTAAAGGCAATAATTGCGGCACAACGCCGCCCGGAGCGCTGAAAGTGAACGAGAGCAAAGATGAATACCTGTTATGGCCCGGTGTGTTTGACGAGGCTCTGGCACGCGTGCTGCCTGCACCTGATTATCTTGGGTGGGTGCAGCAGGTACGGCAGATCGCCTGCTGGGCTAATATCCTGAGGCTGGGCGATGCGCAGGCCATCTGCGAGCGCTGGAGCGCCTCAGGCGTTAACGCTGCCCCAGCTGACGCCGGGCTTATTCGTGCTGCTCTCCGCCCTCAGTCTCTCGAAAAACTCAGCCCCTTCTCCATGGCGGGCTCATTCCTGCGTGACTCCGGCATTATCGCGGAGATCCGCTCCGGGCGTTTTGGCTCCTACCAGCCGACCGCCGCAGACCTCGCCAAACGCGAGCAGCAGCGCCGGGAAATGGAGGAGGCTCACCGGGCAGCACTGGAGGCCGACGAACGGCAGCGCCAGATTGCCATCCGGCAGGCAACGCAGATTTACAGCAAGGCCAGTCTCGATCCGTCTCAGTCGCCGTACTGGCAGGGGAAATGCAGTGCAGCCGCACTGCCCCTACCGCTGCCGGATGACGTAAAAGCCGCAAACTGGCGCACCTTTGAGAAAGGCGCTCCCAGCAAAGGCATTTACTGGAATCACTCGCTGGTCATTCCCCTGTACTGCATCACTGACGAGCAGGCGCTGGGGATGCGCACCATAGAGCTGATCTGCGGTCGCCCTAACCCGGAAACTGAGCTCTCATTCACGGGAGCAAAACGCGGCCTCAAAGGCTCCCAGCGCGGCGGGGCTTTCTACCCGTTCAATCTGGATAAGGCCCGCAAGGGTGCGCCGATTGTCATCTGTGAGGGCTTCTCCTCCGGGGTGGCGCTGTCGCTCTCCATCGGTGGAGCTCTGCCAGTCGTCTGCGCCATGAGCTGCAATAACTTTGCCGCCGTCATTGATGAATTGCGGATCGCTTTCCACGATAACCCGATTTATCTGGTCGGTGACGTGGGCGTGGGCGAGGAGATAGCGCAGGACATTGCCGCCATCAGGGGCCGCGTTCCTGCTTACTCCGTGCCCCTCAGCCGCGTGCTGTTTGAGGACGGCAATGATCCGTTCGACCTGCTGGCCCGCCACGGTGTCGAAAACTCCCGCACGCTGCTGCGGTCGTTATTCAGAGAGGCCCGCATTGGTCGTGACGGTACGCTGTCCACGCCGAGCTCATCGGATGCCAGTGACAACATTTGAATATTCATACGCCGCGCCCCTCGTTGGGGATGCGGCTTTTTTTATGCCCGGAGCATCAAAACCATGACAGATCAGGACTTCGAAACAATGCTTTTTAACCAGTCCAGCCAGACCGCGACGCTGTTTGTCGCCCGCGCTGTGACTGACCTCGACGCCATGCTGGGCGAGGGGTACGCCGTCGCTAACCCTGCCGTTTTGGCCCAGTGGCTCACGGTAGCCGGTTCTCAAATGGTTACGCTCCAGCAGCTGCACGGCGGCAACGGTCTGGCGACTCAGATCGAGCGACTGGGGGCCATGGCTGACGCTATCGGGGCCAGCGCAGCAGCAGCGCACGCGGGGAAAATGCAATGAGACCTAAAGCAGAGATTCGCGCAGAGAGTACCGCCCGCGTAGTGGCGACCATCAGCAAAGAGATGGCGGAATGGCAGCAAACTGATTACAGCATGGCCCTGCTCCCTGACTTCTATCCGGGCCAGCGCCAGCGCTCCCATACCGGGCAGCTGTACGTTATCGACCGGGCCAGCTTTACCAACGCCATCTGGGGCGGCACGCCACAATTTGCCGCCGATGCCCGCAAAGCGCTGGCCTTTAAGCAGATTCACCGCCGTGAACGGTCTTTTGTCGGTGTCTGCGATGCGGAGCGTGAAGCGCTCGCCACTGCCCTAATGCTGGAGCTGTTCGGCATCACTGACCGCGATCCGATTCTGGCCCAGCTGCCGCACCTCGATGCACTGGAGCTGCTGACGGTCGAGGATAGCGACAAAAAGACCATCGCGGAGGCGTTCGGTGAGTGGATCAAGTGATATGGATGCAGCTGTAAAGGCCATATGCGGGGCAATTCGTGACGGACTGCCCTTTGAGGAGGTTCGGGAGCTGCCGGAAGTTCGCACGGTCGCGGAGCAGGGGCTGCTCAGCCTCGATAGGCTCCGGGATTGGTGGATGTGATAATGGGCCATTACGGCCCTTTCTTTTTTGCGGCCTCGCCGCAGCCTACCGCTAGAGCTTCCCCAAATCCTTTAATTTGTGCCGATAGTCCCGGCAGCGGCTGCGCGTCCACTCCTGCCCGGTCGCCGTGCGATACCCGGCTGCATTCAGTGCCGCCACAATATCCTCAAGGCTGGCCCGTTGCTCAGTCATGCTGACTATCAGCCCGTCTGCATCGCCCGATATGGCGACGAAACGCGGATCACCGTTATGCACCGCAAAGCCCTGCGGTGCCTCTCTTTGTGGTGCAGGTGCGGTGCGCTCTGCTTTTACTGCCGGGGCTGGCTTCGTCTGTGCGCCCAGCTGGCCCGATATGGTGCCCAGCAATGCAATGACCTGATCCAGCTTCTGCACCTCTCCAGCTGGCTCCTGCTCGCCCTCCTTGCTGGTCTCCACGTAACGCCGCAGCGCCTCAGTGATAATGCCCGTTCGGTTACGGTGCTGCTGCTCTGCCAGCTGCTCAATCTGGGCCAGCAAATCGGCATCCAGACGCAGCGTAAACGACGCCGTTTTCTTTGGTTTCATGGTTGTCCCTCATTCGCGGTGCAGTGCGGTGTAATGCAGTATAAACGCGGCGCATACGTCATGCAAAGCGCGTCATATGTACCGCAACGAAATGCAATGCACTGCAAATTTGCGGAGGGTGAACGGTAGGGGCCGCGCCTTTCGGCACGGACGAGGGCAGGCCCGCCGAGCAGCAGCGGCATGAGCGCCGTAATTCCAGCCATTAGCGCCCATGGTGCGGCGCGGCACGCTTGCGGGCTCTGGCTTATCCACTGGGGAGGGTGAAATTGTGGGCAAGTACAAAAACTTATCCACGCAATTAACAGCGCTGCATGTGACGTAGATGAAGATCTGCGGGCTTGCTTTGGATCGCATTTCGACGCCATACTATTGGCTGCATGTTGTCTGCTGCGCTTAAGGAACGGGGCAGACTACAGGCGAAAAAAAACCAGCCGGGCAGCTGGTTTTTAATCGCTTAGAAGGTTCGAGCCTTCTGTGCATTCCGGTCGATGCGTGAGGCGTATCATTCCGGGGGAATACTAAGAGATAACTTTACCTTGGGTTGGTCGGTTACTCAACTGCTAGTTTAGCGTCAATTTTGACGCCCTTCAAGCCGTATTCCCTCGTAAGACGCCCCGCTATATCGACCATAACGAAAAAAACTCTGAGTTATGGAAACGATAAAATGAGTATTTCCGAGCAAGACAATGCAGTGCAGACAGAAGCTAAACCAGCGAGCCCGTTAACTATCGCTCTAAGTG containing:
- a CDS encoding AAA family ATPase, whose translation is MNESKDEYLLWPGVFDEALARVLPAPDYLGWVQQVRQIACWANILRLGDAQAICERWSASGVNAAPADAGLIRAALRPQSLEKLSPFSMAGSFLRDSGIIAEIRSGRFGSYQPTAADLAKREQQRREMEEAHRAALEADERQRQIAIRQATQIYSKASLDPSQSPYWQGKCSAAALPLPLPDDVKAANWRTFEKGAPSKGIYWNHSLVIPLYCITDEQALGMRTIELICGRPNPETELSFTGAKRGLKGSQRGGAFYPFNLDKARKGAPIVICEGFSSGVALSLSIGGALPVVCAMSCNNFAAVIDELRIAFHDNPIYLVGDVGVGEEIAQDIAAIRGRVPAYSVPLSRVLFEDGNDPFDLLARHGVENSRTLLRSLFREARIGRDGTLSTPSSSDASDNI
- a CDS encoding ribbon-helix-helix domain-containing protein, translated to MKPKKTASFTLRLDADLLAQIEQLAEQQHRNRTGIITEALRRYVETSKEGEQEPAGEVQKLDQVIALLGTISGQLGAQTKPAPAVKAERTAPAPQREAPQGFAVHNGDPRFVAISGDADGLIVSMTEQRASLEDIVAALNAAGYRTATGQEWTRSRCRDYRHKLKDLGKL